One window from the genome of Paenibacillus azoreducens encodes:
- a CDS encoding Ger(x)C family spore germination protein, whose translation MKARLILLALLLVLSGCKDEHILEQTGFIRTIAYDSAGDEDRNLLRVTISIPKSNHKDAIVYSTASKSDKNAKMYFSRQNNRKLVNGQLRQVLFGEKLAEKGIWKHLDSLIRDPSIGSRLHIIVAETDPHHLLQRNDYPQGPTAGEYIDALIRTESANGEIPNSDLYSFSRDYYDDGIDPVTTILKEQKESLMINGIALFDGDRFVGKIRPDDRMYFGLLHHNVKAGDLYIDLKKNHDDGEQAALQFLSSRRKVEILSAKGLANNKQLKASLHIQLEGSLLEYIGDLDMKKQADQRKLEREMRDAIQAKCESLLHMMQMKHSDALGIGQYVRNKIPYETWSKLDWKKVYADADISVQVHVRIKDYGKLLH comes from the coding sequence ATGAAAGCTAGGCTGATATTGTTGGCGCTTTTACTCGTGTTAAGCGGCTGCAAGGACGAACATATATTGGAACAGACGGGATTTATCCGGACCATTGCCTATGATTCGGCAGGCGACGAAGATAGAAACCTGCTGCGGGTGACCATCAGCATTCCCAAATCCAATCATAAGGATGCCATCGTTTATTCGACCGCTTCCAAATCGGATAAAAACGCCAAAATGTATTTTTCAAGGCAAAACAACCGCAAACTTGTAAACGGACAGCTGCGTCAGGTGCTGTTTGGGGAAAAACTCGCCGAAAAAGGGATTTGGAAACACCTGGATTCCCTAATTAGGGACCCTTCTATCGGTTCAAGGCTGCATATTATTGTTGCCGAAACGGATCCTCATCATCTGCTGCAGCGGAACGATTATCCTCAGGGACCGACAGCAGGTGAATACATCGATGCGCTGATCCGGACGGAATCGGCCAACGGGGAAATCCCCAATTCGGACCTATATTCTTTCTCCAGAGACTATTATGATGACGGCATTGATCCGGTGACCACGATTCTAAAGGAACAAAAAGAAAGCCTCATGATCAATGGCATCGCCCTATTTGACGGCGACAGATTTGTGGGCAAAATCCGGCCTGATGACCGCATGTATTTCGGACTGCTGCATCATAATGTCAAGGCCGGAGACTTATATATCGATTTGAAGAAAAATCATGATGACGGCGAACAAGCGGCATTGCAGTTTTTAAGCAGCCGCCGGAAAGTTGAGATTCTCTCCGCCAAAGGACTGGCAAACAACAAGCAGCTGAAAGCGTCATTGCATATCCAACTTGAAGGCTCCCTGCTCGAATATATAGGAGATCTGGACATGAAAAAGCAAGCCGACCAGCGCAAACTGGAGCGAGAAATGAGAGATGCCATCCAGGCCAAATGCGAATCGCTGCTGCATATGATGCAGATGAAACATTCCGATGCGCTCGGAATCGGGCAATATGTACGGAATAAAATCCCCTATGAAACATGGAGCAAATTGGACTGGAAAAAGGTTTACGCGGATGCGGACATTTCAGTTCAGGTTCATGTCCGCATCAAGGATTACGGCAAGCTGCTTCATTAA